Proteins encoded in a region of the Buchnera aphidicola (Thelaxes suberi) genome:
- the hisB gene encoding bifunctional histidinol-phosphatase/imidazoleglycerol-phosphate dehydratase HisB: MLHKVLFIDRDGTLVKEPNDNYQIDHLKKICLEKDVIITLSELKKYNFIFVLLTNQDNLGTLSFPFKQFYQSHNFILEVFRSQGIIFDEILICPHSEKDNCMCRKPNLKLVEKWLINNLIDKSNSYVIGDRITDMQLADKLGINGLRYAHNKLSWKKIGNILTTKKHCSSVYRKTKETAIYVKTYLNLYKESNKINTGVNFLNHMLDQIAVHSGIYFNIKVIYGDLHIDDHHTIEDTAIVLGKSLSKLIRNSMTNFNRFGFILPMDESTASCILDISNRPYLNFNVTFKNSKIGDLSSEMVEHFFKTIVYSMKITLHITAHGKNDHHLCEAVFKSFGQALGQAIKKNKNNALLSSKGIL, encoded by the coding sequence ATGTTGCATAAAGTGTTATTTATAGATAGAGATGGAACTTTAGTAAAAGAACCGAATGATAATTATCAAATTGATCATTTAAAAAAAATCTGTTTAGAGAAAGATGTAATAATAACTTTGTCTGAATTAAAAAAATATAATTTTATTTTTGTTTTATTAACAAATCAAGATAATTTAGGAACTTTAAGTTTTCCTTTTAAGCAATTTTATCAAAGTCATAATTTTATTTTAGAAGTTTTTAGATCCCAAGGTATTATTTTTGATGAAATACTTATATGTCCTCATTCAGAAAAAGATAATTGCATGTGTCGTAAACCAAATTTAAAATTAGTTGAAAAATGGTTAATTAATAATTTAATAGATAAATCAAATAGTTATGTTATAGGTGATAGAATAACCGATATGCAGTTAGCTGATAAATTAGGTATTAATGGTTTGCGTTATGCACATAATAAATTATCATGGAAAAAAATTGGTAACATATTAACAACAAAAAAACATTGTTCATCTGTATATAGAAAAACTAAAGAAACTGCTATTTACGTTAAAACTTATTTAAATTTATATAAAGAAAGCAATAAAATTAATACAGGCGTTAATTTTTTAAATCATATGCTAGATCAAATTGCTGTTCATAGCGGTATCTATTTTAATATTAAAGTAATATATGGAGATTTACATATTGATGATCATCATACAATAGAAGATACAGCGATAGTATTAGGAAAATCATTATCTAAATTAATTAGAAATAGTATGACCAATTTTAATAGATTTGGTTTTATTTTACCTATGGATGAAAGCACTGCAAGTTGCATTTTAGATATTTCTAATCGTCCTTATTTAAATTTTAATGTTACATTTAAGAATAGCAAGATTGGAGATTTAAGTAGTGAAATGGTAGAACATTTTTTTAAAACTATTGTATATTCTATGAAAATTACTTTACATATTACAGCTCATGGTAAAAATGATCATCATCTTTGTGAAGCAGTTTTTAAATCGTTTGGTCAAGCTTTAGGTCAAGCGATAAAAAAAAATAAAAATAATGCATTATTAAGTTCAAAAGGGATTTTGTAA
- the hisH gene encoding imidazole glycerol phosphate synthase subunit HisH encodes MTIIIIDTGCSNLSSLKWSLYRLGYTSKITTNEDDIINAKKIFIPGVGSAKTAMNQLKRYHLHKVIPLCKQPVLGICLGMQLLSEFSLEGGRINCLKIIDCHVQPFIKKSNVIPHMGWNNITVMKNKFIFRNINMHDQFYFVHSYIIPLVKYTIASTDYSEQFSSVICFKNFYGVQFHPEKSGFVGETLLKNFLEME; translated from the coding sequence ATGACTATAATTATTATAGATACTGGATGTTCTAATTTGTCTTCATTAAAATGGTCGCTTTACAGATTAGGATATACATCAAAAATAACAACAAACGAAGATGATATTATTAATGCAAAAAAAATATTTATTCCAGGAGTGGGTTCAGCAAAAACAGCAATGAATCAATTAAAGCGTTATCATTTGCATAAAGTAATTCCATTATGCAAACAACCAGTACTTGGAATTTGTTTAGGTATGCAATTATTAAGCGAATTTAGTTTAGAAGGAGGTAGAATTAATTGTTTAAAAATAATTGATTGTCATGTACAACCTTTTATTAAAAAAAGTAATGTTATACCTCATATGGGATGGAATAATATTACAGTTATGAAAAATAAATTTATTTTTCGTAATATAAATATGCATGATCAGTTTTATTTTGTTCATAGTTATATTATTCCTTTAGTTAAATATACTATTGCAAGTACAGATTATAGTGAACAATTTAGTTCAGTTATATGCTTTAAAAATTTTTATGGAGTACAATTTCATCCTGAAAAATCAGGATTCGTTGGTGAAACATTGTTAAAAAATTTTTTAGAAATGGAGTGA
- the hisA gene encoding 1-(5-phosphoribosyl)-5-[(5-phosphoribosylamino)methylideneamino]imidazole-4-carboxamide isomerase, producing the protein MIIPALDILNHKIVRLYKGNYNSVLHYSYKLTDIIKWYNLKEIKRIHIVDLQGARDPSSKQVDFIQKLLKNFTIPLQVGGGIRTEQDIEQIFLNNTNSRVVIGSLAIQNMVKVKNWFKKYTGNRIVLALDIKIDHNKKKCICINGWKTETQCSLERIINEYSELGLQHVLCTDVTKDGTLSGPNIQLYSDIIQQFPHLSVQASGGISSLSDIINIKKTNINSIIIGRAFLEKKFTIKEAISCWQKESFPV; encoded by the coding sequence ATGATTATTCCTGCTTTAGATATATTAAATCATAAAATAGTACGGTTATATAAAGGAAATTATAATTCTGTATTACATTATTCATATAAATTAACAGATATAATAAAATGGTATAACTTAAAAGAAATTAAAAGAATACATATAGTTGATTTACAAGGAGCTCGTGATCCGAGTAGTAAACAAGTTGATTTTATACAGAAATTGTTAAAAAATTTTACTATTCCATTACAAGTTGGTGGTGGTATTAGAACAGAACAAGACATTGAACAGATTTTTTTAAATAATACAAATTCACGAGTTGTTATTGGATCTTTAGCTATACAAAATATGGTAAAAGTTAAAAATTGGTTTAAAAAATATACAGGTAATAGAATAGTTTTAGCTTTAGATATTAAAATTGATCATAATAAAAAAAAATGTATTTGTATTAATGGTTGGAAAACAGAAACACAGTGTTCTTTAGAACGGATTATTAATGAATATTCAGAATTAGGATTACAACATGTTTTATGTACAGATGTTACAAAAGATGGGACTCTTTCTGGTCCGAATATACAGCTGTATAGTGATATTATTCAGCAATTTCCGCATTTATCTGTACAAGCTTCAGGAGGTATTTCAAGCTTATCTGATATTATTAATATAAAAAAAACAAATATAAATAGCATTATAATAGGAAGAGCTTTTTTAGAAAAAAAATTTACAATTAAAGAGGCGATTTCATGCTGGCAAAAAGAATCATTCCCTGTTTAG
- the hisF gene encoding imidazole glycerol phosphate synthase subunit HisF, with protein sequence MLAKRIIPCLDVKNGVVVKGVQFRNHIVVGDIINLSKKYVNDGADELVFYDITASSNNVLVDRKWIAKIAEYINIPFCVAGGIKSIDDVKSILSLGADKVSINSPAISDPFLISRIADCFGVQCIVVGIDSWYNNQTNKYNVFQYTGSEQKIIKKDIETIDWVKQVQKLGAGEVVLNVMNQDGVKKGYDLIQLKKLRQVCHIPLIASGGAGTMQDFYDVFNATNVDGALAATVFHKNIINIMNLKKFLFEKGIGVRLC encoded by the coding sequence ATGCTGGCAAAAAGAATCATTCCCTGTTTAGATGTGAAAAATGGAGTTGTTGTTAAAGGGGTTCAATTTAGAAATCATATAGTAGTAGGAGATATAATAAATTTATCTAAAAAATACGTAAATGATGGAGCTGATGAATTAGTTTTTTATGATATTACAGCTTCTTCTAATAATGTATTAGTAGATAGAAAATGGATTGCAAAAATAGCTGAATATATAAATATTCCTTTTTGTGTAGCAGGAGGTATAAAAAGCATTGACGATGTAAAGAGTATTTTATCTTTAGGTGCAGATAAGGTATCTATTAATTCTCCAGCTATAAGTGATCCGTTTTTAATTAGTCGTATAGCAGATTGTTTTGGTGTTCAATGTATTGTTGTTGGTATAGATTCTTGGTATAACAATCAAACAAATAAATATAATGTTTTTCAATACACTGGATCAGAGCAAAAAATTATTAAAAAAGATATTGAAACAATTGATTGGGTAAAACAAGTACAAAAATTAGGAGCAGGAGAGGTTGTACTAAACGTTATGAATCAAGATGGAGTAAAAAAAGGTTATGATTTAATACAATTAAAAAAATTAAGGCAAGTATGTCATATTCCTTTAATTGCATCTGGAGGAGCAGGTACAATGCAAGATTTTTATGATGTTTTTAATGCAACTAATGTAGATGGAGCTTTAGCTGCTACAGTTTTTCATAAAAATATTATTAATATAATGAATCTAAAAAAATTCTTGTTTGAAAAAGGTATTGGAGTAAGGTTATGTTAA
- the hisIE gene encoding bifunctional phosphoribosyl-AMP cyclohydrolase/phosphoribosyl-ATP diphosphatase HisIE → MLITLDNIAQINWDKNNNKNVPAIIQNFFSGEVLMHAFMNYEALQKSIEDQEVTINSRTKKRLWKKGETSGNFLKIKKIITDCDCDSLLIMVDPIGPTCHLNNVSCFYSKESSQHSKLFFLHYLDKLIELNKKENNKNSYTYKLFLKGKERIAQKLGEESIETIIASMQNDREKIINESSDLMYHFLVLLHEHNMDIYTIISRLQKRHQNTN, encoded by the coding sequence ATGTTAATCACGTTAGATAATATTGCACAAATTAATTGGGACAAAAATAACAATAAAAATGTTCCTGCAATTATTCAAAATTTTTTTTCAGGTGAAGTATTAATGCATGCTTTTATGAATTATGAAGCATTGCAAAAAAGTATAGAAGATCAAGAAGTAACAATTAATTCTAGAACAAAAAAACGATTATGGAAAAAAGGTGAAACTTCTGGAAATTTTTTAAAAATTAAAAAAATTATTACTGATTGCGATTGTGATAGTTTATTGATTATGGTTGATCCTATTGGACCTACTTGTCATTTAAATAATGTTAGTTGTTTTTATTCGAAAGAAAGTAGCCAACATTCTAAGTTGTTTTTTTTACATTATTTAGATAAATTAATAGAATTAAATAAAAAAGAAAATAATAAGAATTCATATACGTATAAGTTATTCCTTAAAGGTAAAGAAAGAATAGCTCAAAAATTGGGAGAAGAGTCAATTGAAACAATTATAGCTTCTATGCAAAATGATAGAGAAAAAATAATTAATGAGTCTTCAGATTTAATGTATCATTTTTTAGTTTTATTACATGAACATAATATGGATATTTATACAATAATATCTAGATTACAAAAACGACATCAAAATACAAATTAA
- the gndA gene encoding NADP-dependent phosphogluconate dehydrogenase yields MLKQHIGVIGMGVMGYNLALNMEKNNFLVAIFNRSEKKMKEIQQINQGKNLLPCFSIKDFVNSLELPRKILLMVKAGRSIDDVILSLIPFLDKNDIIIDGGNSFYKDTIRREKELYQQGIYFIGAGISGGEEGALNGPCIMPGGNTKSYKYVKKIFEKISAKVGKDACVDYIGPNGSGHYVKMIHNGIEYGDMQLIAESYTLLKELIGLNNEEISNIFCEWNQGELKSYLIEITSLIIKKKMNNDKYLLDLILDVAENKGTGKWVVQEALNLGESLTLIASSVFSRYLSNIKSQRLIASTVLKAPQNNYINSNKKDIIEKIRQSLYLGKIISYAQGFSQLKRASEKYSWNLNFGSISNIFRSGCIIRANFLEKINEAYLNDNSLSNLLLSDYFTNIANTYHNALRDIISLSVKHGISIPTFFSAMSYYDGYRTSLSNANLIQAQRDFFGAHTYKRIDKKGVFHTNWIE; encoded by the coding sequence ATGTTAAAACAGCATATTGGCGTTATTGGTATGGGAGTAATGGGATATAATTTAGCTTTAAATATGGAAAAAAATAATTTTTTAGTTGCTATCTTTAATCGTTCAGAAAAAAAAATGAAAGAAATTCAACAAATAAATCAAGGAAAAAACTTATTACCTTGTTTTTCAATTAAAGATTTTGTTAATTCTTTGGAATTGCCTAGAAAAATTTTGTTGATGGTTAAAGCTGGTCGTTCAATTGATGATGTTATCCTTTCTTTAATCCCTTTTTTAGATAAAAATGATATAATAATTGATGGAGGTAATAGTTTTTATAAAGATACTATTCGAAGGGAAAAAGAATTATATCAACAAGGAATATATTTTATTGGTGCAGGTATTTCAGGAGGCGAAGAAGGGGCATTAAATGGACCTTGTATAATGCCTGGAGGTAATACAAAATCTTATAAATATGTAAAAAAAATTTTTGAAAAAATTTCTGCAAAAGTTGGTAAGGATGCATGTGTTGACTATATTGGACCGAATGGATCTGGTCATTATGTAAAAATGATACATAATGGTATTGAATATGGGGATATGCAATTAATAGCAGAATCTTATACCTTATTAAAAGAATTAATAGGTCTTAATAATGAAGAAATTTCTAATATTTTTTGCGAATGGAATCAAGGAGAATTAAAAAGTTATTTAATTGAAATTACTTCATTAATTATTAAAAAAAAAATGAATAATGATAAATATTTATTAGATCTAATATTGGATGTAGCGGAAAACAAAGGAACTGGTAAATGGGTAGTGCAGGAAGCATTAAATTTAGGTGAGTCATTAACTTTAATTGCATCATCAGTTTTTTCAAGATATTTATCTAATATAAAATCACAGCGCTTAATTGCTAGTACGGTATTAAAAGCCCCTCAAAATAATTATATTAATTCTAATAAAAAAGATATAATTGAAAAAATTAGGCAATCGTTATATTTAGGCAAAATTATATCTTATGCTCAAGGATTTTCTCAATTAAAAAGAGCATCAGAAAAATATTCTTGGAATTTAAATTTTGGAAGTATATCTAATATTTTTCGTTCAGGATGTATTATTAGAGCTAATTTTTTAGAAAAAATTAATGAAGCATACCTGAATGATAATAGTTTATCTAATTTATTATTATCCGATTATTTTACGAATATTGCAAATACATACCATAACGCTTTACGTGATATAATATCACTATCAGTAAAACATGGGATAAGTATACCTACTTTTTTTTCTGCTATGTCTTATTATGATGGATATCGAACTTCTTTATCTAATGCAAATTTAATTCAAGCACAACGTGATTTTTTCGGAGCTCATACTTATAAAAGAATCGATAAAAAAGGAGTTTTTCATACTAATTGGATTGAATAA
- the metG gene encoding methionine--tRNA ligase — protein sequence MNNKNTLVTCAFPYSNGSIHLGHLLEHIQADIWVRYKRMKGEKVFFICADDAHGTAIMIRAKKENITPETLINNTLLEHKNDFLNFNVVHDNYYSTHTEENFFFVKNIFSILKKKKFLKKEFIYQYYDIQENIFLPDRFIKGECPYCHAKKQYGDNCENCGSTYLSTDLIQPKSVLSNTTPLLKQSQHLFFDLPQFEQFLKKWICSGVLQKTVFNKIKEWFNKGLKPWNISRDQPYFGFKIPDFPGKYFYVWIDAPIGYISTFKNLCNKSKNINFNDFWKINSPHQLFHFIGKDIIYFHSLFWPAILEAAELRKPTGIFAHGYLTVNNKKISKSKGPIILAKNWIKFLDSDSLRYYYASRLSSKVEDIEMNLESFHEKINADIVNKVINLASRSAKFINLYFNGILSDKLIDKDVYNLFLKSSLIIEVHFEKRDFSLAVKEIIKMSGIANQYINQKQPWKILQNNNGLHNSYIQQVCSVSINFFKIIMTWLKPIMPNLAQNSEKFLNIKLNWTNIGTPLLNHKINKFKKLYTRIEKKQIDSLLSICNLS from the coding sequence ATGAATAACAAAAATACATTAGTTACTTGTGCTTTCCCTTATTCTAATGGCTCTATTCACCTTGGTCATTTATTAGAACATATTCAAGCGGATATTTGGGTGCGTTATAAACGTATGAAGGGAGAAAAAGTTTTTTTTATTTGCGCAGATGATGCTCATGGTACAGCGATTATGATTCGAGCAAAAAAAGAAAATATTACTCCAGAAACTTTGATTAACAATACATTATTAGAGCATAAAAATGATTTTTTAAACTTTAACGTTGTTCATGATAATTATTATTCTACTCATACAGAAGAAAATTTTTTTTTCGTAAAAAACATATTTAGTATTTTAAAGAAAAAAAAATTTTTAAAAAAAGAATTTATATACCAATATTATGATATACAAGAAAATATTTTTTTACCTGATAGATTTATAAAAGGAGAATGTCCTTATTGTCATGCAAAAAAACAGTATGGGGATAATTGTGAAAATTGTGGATCTACGTATTTATCTACGGATTTGATACAGCCTAAATCTGTTTTGTCAAATACTACACCTTTATTAAAACAGTCGCAACATTTATTTTTTGATTTACCTCAATTTGAACAATTTTTAAAAAAATGGATTTGTTCTGGAGTTCTCCAAAAAACAGTTTTTAATAAAATTAAAGAATGGTTTAATAAAGGATTAAAGCCGTGGAATATTTCACGAGACCAACCTTATTTTGGTTTTAAAATTCCTGATTTTCCAGGAAAATATTTTTATGTTTGGATTGATGCCCCTATTGGTTATATTAGTACTTTTAAAAATTTATGTAATAAAAGTAAAAATATTAATTTTAATGATTTTTGGAAAATAAATTCACCTCACCAGTTATTTCATTTTATTGGAAAAGATATTATTTATTTTCATAGTTTATTTTGGCCTGCTATTTTAGAAGCAGCTGAATTAAGAAAACCAACGGGAATATTTGCTCACGGTTACTTAACTGTAAATAATAAAAAGATATCTAAATCAAAAGGACCTATTATTTTAGCAAAAAATTGGATAAAATTTTTAGATTCAGATAGTTTACGGTACTACTATGCTAGTAGATTATCTTCTAAAGTTGAAGATATTGAAATGAATTTAGAAAGTTTTCATGAGAAAATTAATGCTGATATTGTAAACAAAGTAATTAATCTAGCTTCTAGAAGTGCAAAATTTATTAATTTATATTTTAATGGAATATTATCAGATAAATTAATAGATAAGGATGTTTATAATTTGTTTTTAAAAAGTTCTTTAATTATTGAAGTGCATTTTGAGAAAAGAGATTTTAGTTTAGCGGTTAAAGAGATTATAAAAATGTCAGGTATAGCTAATCAGTATATTAATCAAAAACAACCATGGAAAATATTACAAAATAATAATGGTTTACATAATAGTTATATACAACAAGTTTGTTCAGTATCAATTAATTTTTTTAAAATTATTATGACTTGGTTAAAGCCTATTATGCCTAATTTAGCACAAAATAGTGAAAAATTTTTAAATATAAAATTAAATTGGACGAATATTGGTACACCATTATTAAATCATAAGATTAATAAATTTAAAAAATTGTATACACGTATTGAAAAAAAACAAATTGATTCGCTATTAAGTATATGTAATTTAAGTTAA
- the tilS gene encoding tRNA lysidine(34) synthetase TilS encodes MKLDEIIINNLIKYRLTHQSFLLMYSGGLDSSVLLHQLVFIHNKYKNLLKSLRVLHVNHKINQHADLWSQHCKIECKQYNIKLITKKIKKKIPIKSNTEAIARNERLKIIKKILKPKEIIITAHHLNDQCETFLLALKRGSGINGLSAIKEYSSILNTIIIRPLLKIPRSLLHSFAIKKKIKWITDLSNHDLHYDRNYIRHIIIPKMEKRWPEFIQKCYITSKLCTTSVQVIEYFIKKIYKKYINTDYSLNINFIIKYNQEIHFLILRKWFFLHVKRMPSYNILSKLYYEVIQNKKKINPIMNFQNFQIKKYKNNIYFFKKEPDTKSIIIKWNRPFKPIKLPLKIGYICQNKINKNAINAINQPNYNEKVTIRFHYTGKILQPGRSFATTIKKIWQSMHIPPWKRNNIPLLFYNNQFVGAIGLFFDTYYINNQSIHKKWKIIWFNKIDY; translated from the coding sequence ATGAAATTAGATGAAATTATTATTAATAATTTAATTAAATATCGATTAACTCACCAATCTTTTTTGCTAATGTATAGCGGAGGACTAGATTCCAGTGTATTATTGCATCAATTAGTATTTATTCACAATAAATATAAAAATTTATTAAAATCATTAAGAGTATTACACGTTAATCATAAAATCAACCAACATGCTGATTTATGGAGTCAACACTGCAAAATTGAATGCAAACAATACAACATAAAATTAATTACAAAAAAAATAAAAAAAAAAATTCCAATTAAATCCAATACTGAAGCAATAGCAAGAAACGAAAGACTAAAAATAATAAAAAAAATATTAAAACCTAAAGAAATAATAATTACAGCTCATCATTTGAATGACCAATGCGAAACTTTTTTACTAGCCCTAAAAAGAGGAAGTGGCATTAATGGACTATCTGCAATAAAAGAATATAGTTCAATATTAAACACAATTATTATACGACCCTTATTAAAAATTCCTAGATCACTATTACATTCATTTGCTATTAAAAAAAAAATAAAATGGATAACAGATTTATCTAATCATGATTTACATTATGACAGAAATTATATTAGACATATAATTATTCCTAAAATGGAAAAAAGATGGCCTGAATTTATACAAAAATGCTATATCACATCAAAACTATGCACCACCAGTGTGCAAGTAATTGAATACTTCATAAAAAAAATATATAAAAAATATATTAATACAGACTATTCATTAAATATCAACTTTATTATAAAATATAACCAAGAAATACATTTTCTCATTCTAAGAAAATGGTTTTTTTTACATGTAAAAAGAATGCCTTCCTATAACATTTTATCTAAATTATATTACGAAGTAATTCAAAATAAAAAAAAAATTAACCCTATAATGAATTTTCAAAACTTTCAAATAAAAAAATACAAAAATAATATTTATTTTTTTAAAAAAGAACCAGATACAAAAAGTATCATCATTAAATGGAATCGACCATTTAAACCAATAAAACTACCTCTAAAAATAGGTTATATTTGTCAGAATAAAATTAATAAAAACGCCATTAATGCTATTAATCAACCAAATTATAATGAAAAAGTTACTATTCGTTTTCATTATACAGGTAAAATTTTACAACCAGGTAGATCTTTTGCTACTACAATAAAAAAAATATGGCAATCAATGCACATTCCACCTTGGAAAAGAAATAATATTCCATTGTTATTTTATAATAATCAATTTGTTGGAGCAATTGGTTTATTTTTTGATACTTATTATATAAATAATCAATCAATACATAAAAAATGGAAAATAATTTGGTTTAATAAAATTGATTACTAA
- a CDS encoding riboflavin synthase subunit alpha, translating to MFTGIVLGVGKVIKIVKQKNFFCITIKLNNNLLSNLRIGDSISNNGCCLTVTSIYDQNVTFDIIEETLNTTNLKYLRIDSLINIERALKINDELGGHLVSGHVSGTVVVSKLIHKSKNMELWLQLKDVHLIKYIFEKGFICINGVSLTINRVVNNFFSVFLIPATIKNTNFIVVKEKDILNIEIDHMTQIIVDTVNKKIRK from the coding sequence ATGTTTACTGGGATAGTATTAGGAGTTGGAAAAGTTATCAAAATTGTAAAACAAAAAAATTTTTTTTGTATTACAATAAAATTAAATAACAATTTATTATCTAATTTACGAATAGGTGATTCTATATCAAATAATGGATGTTGTTTGACAGTAACGTCCATTTATGATCAAAATGTTACGTTTGATATAATTGAAGAAACTTTAAATACCACTAACTTAAAATATTTAAGAATTGATAGTCTAATTAATATTGAACGAGCTTTGAAAATCAATGACGAATTAGGTGGACATTTAGTTTCTGGTCATGTTTCTGGAACAGTAGTAGTCTCTAAATTAATTCATAAAAGTAAAAATATGGAATTATGGTTGCAGTTAAAAGATGTACATTTAATAAAGTATATTTTTGAAAAAGGTTTTATTTGTATTAATGGAGTAAGCTTGACAATAAATAGAGTAGTAAATAATTTTTTTTCTGTTTTTTTAATTCCAGCAACTATAAAAAATACAAATTTTATTGTAGTTAAGGAAAAAGATATTTTAAATATTGAAATTGATCATATGACTCAAATAATAGTAGATACAGTTAATAAAAAAATTCGAAAATAG
- the nth gene encoding endonuclease III: MNQTIRYKILELFMLHYPKPYMELSFNSAFELLISVILSAKSTDKSVNKATSLLYSIANTPFTMLKLGLYRLNKIINVIGLHNKKSIYIIQTCKILVHNYQGKVPDNRIDLEKLPGVGRKTASIILNTIFHQPVIAVDTHVFRICNRTSFAIGKNVKEVESKLTKLVPIYFKYNLHNWFVLHGRYICTARNPNCNKCFINHLCCFHLINKLK, from the coding sequence ATGAATCAAACTATACGTTATAAAATTTTAGAATTATTTATGTTACATTATCCGAAACCTTATATGGAATTATCTTTTAATTCCGCTTTTGAATTATTAATTTCTGTTATTCTTTCTGCGAAATCAACTGATAAGTCTGTTAATAAAGCTACTTCATTATTGTATTCTATTGCTAATACTCCTTTTACAATGTTGAAATTAGGGTTATATCGATTAAATAAAATAATAAATGTTATTGGTTTACATAATAAAAAGTCAATTTATATAATTCAAACGTGTAAAATATTAGTACATAATTATCAGGGTAAAGTTCCAGATAATAGAATTGATTTAGAAAAATTACCTGGAGTTGGAAGAAAAACAGCAAGTATTATTTTGAACACTATTTTTCATCAACCTGTTATTGCTGTTGATACACATGTATTTAGAATATGTAATAGAACGAGTTTTGCAATAGGTAAAAATGTAAAAGAAGTAGAAAGTAAATTAACTAAATTAGTTCCGATATATTTTAAATACAACTTGCATAATTGGTTTGTATTACATGGAAGATATATATGTACTGCAAGGAATCCAAATTGTAATAAATGTTTTATTAATCATTTGTGTTGTTTTCATTTAATTAATAAATTGAAATAA